A DNA window from Daucus carota subsp. sativus chromosome 3, DH1 v3.0, whole genome shotgun sequence contains the following coding sequences:
- the LOC108214191 gene encoding late embryogenesis abundant protein At5g17165 — MCAGNNSNITPSLFFSLYLSTISLSKTYLYLCMAAANSQARGLIGAGKRFIGQIRADPTKPLSLTTRRAVHQSVYDKNVDDHVRPAFVPDEVTQRQSDHYWAPHPKTGVFGPASEENPDAGSNTSPYGASAESVLEQKAFFRPMEDLDKPLPDN, encoded by the exons atgtgtgcagggaacaATAGCAATATCACTCCCTCTTTgtttttctctctctacttaTCCACcatttctctctctaaaactTACTTATATCTTTGTATGGCCGCTGCTAATTCACAAGCTCGAGGACTCATCGGTGCCGGCAAGCGTTTCATCGGCCAGATCCGCGCCGATCCGACCAAACCACTCTCCCTCACCACCAg GAGGGCAGTGCATCAGTCTGTGTATGATAAGAACGTTGATGATCACGTTCGTCCAGCATTTGTCCCGGACGAAGTGACTCAGCGCCAATCTGACCACTACTGGGCTCCCCACCCGAAAACAGGTGTGTTTGGCCCGGCTAGCGAGGAGAACCCAGATGCAGGCTCAAACACCTCGCCGTACGGAGCAAGTGCAGAGTCTGTGTTGGAGCAGAAGGCCTTCTTCCGCCCAATGGAGGATTTGGACAAGCCACTTCCAGATAACTAA
- the LOC108214190 gene encoding aluminum-activated malate transporter 4, which yields MAGNIGSLKHSFLDRSKERVLSRKNYSDLGYGRSYSSVDHPSRFTWFSKLISLKNDVQDAAVKAYQMGRSDPRKVIFASKMGLTLALVSILIFFREPLSYMSQYSIWAILTVVVVFEFSIGATLSKGINRAFGTFLAGGLALCNAELSLLAGKFQEVVIVVSIFIAGFCASYLKLYPAMKQYEYGFRVFLLTYCIVMVSGSEKFVQTAVSRLLLIAVGAGVCLLVNVCVYPIWAGEDLHKLVAKNFNGVATSLEGCVKGYLQCVEYERIPSKILTYQASDDPLYSGYRSAVQSSSEEETLLGFAVWEPPHGRYKMFKYPWSDYVKVSGALRHCAFMIMAMHGCILAEIQASAELRQIFSNEIQRVGTAGAKVLRELGKKLEKMEKLSSGVLLQEVHEAAEELQMMIDQKSYLLINAESWASSRMPKQFDNPEQFQELHDNENQNLVISSLSEVALHLKSTHTLKNWDPQNLHNPSAAQLDSSETEEVFKQQMHWPSRLSIHDDVIVNQREVRTYESASALSLATFTSMLIEFVARLQNLVNSFEALSEKAKFVEPVEQTAAPTEAVGFWTRLYKWIC from the exons ATGGCAGGAAACATTGGATCTTTGAAGCACAGTTTCTTAGACAGAAGCAAAGAGAGGGTATTGTCTAGAAAGAACTATTCTGACCTGGGTTATGGCAGATCCTACTCTAGTGTTGATCACCCATCAAGATTCACTTGGTTTAGTAAGCTCATCAGCTTGAAGAATGATGTTCAAGATGCTGCTGTCAAGGCCTATCAAATGGGCAGGTCTGATCCAAGAAAAGTCATTTTTGCATCTAAAATGGGCTTGACTCTTGCTTTGGTTTCGATTCTTATCTTCTTCAGAGAGCCACTTAGTTATATGAGTCAGTACTCCATCTGGGCTATTCTTACTGTGGTAGTTGTGTTTGAGTTCAGCATAG GAGCCACACTTAGCAAAGGAATTAATCGCGCTTTTGGAACGTTTTTAGCTGGTGGACTGGCTCTTTGTAATGCTGAATTATCCTTATTGGCTGGGAAGTTTCAAGAAGTTGTAATTGTAGTTAGCATCTTTATTGCAG GATTCTGTGCAAGCTATTTGAAACTGTATCCGGCAATGAAGCAATACGAATATGGGTTTCGGGTGTTCTTGCTGACATATTGTATCGTCATGGTATCTGGGAGTGAAAAATTTGTACAAACAGCTGTTTCACGCCTGTTGTTAATTGCTGTTGGTGCTGGTGTTTGTTTGCTTGTAAATGTTTGTGTTTATCCCATTTGGGCTGGTGAGGATTTGCACAAATTAGTTGCGAAAAACTTTAATGGTGTTGCAACTTCTTTGGAAG GTTGTGTTAAGGGATACCTGCAATGTGTTGAATATGAGAGAATCCCTTCCAAGATTCTTACATATCAAGCTTCTGATGATCCATTGTACAGTGGATATAGATCTGCTGTACAGTCCAGTAGTGAAGAGGAAACTTTG ttGGGCTTCGCTGTGTGGGAGCCCCCTCATGGACGTTACAAAATGTTCAAATATCCTTGGAGTGACTACGTTAAAGTTAGCGGTGCACTGAGACATTGTGCATTTATGATCATGGCAATGCATGGTTGTATACTTGCTGAGATACAG gCATCAGCTGAGTTACGACAGATTTTCAGCAATGAGATTCAGAGAGTTGGTACTGCAGGAGCTAAAGTACTACGCGAGCTCGGGAAGAAACTAGAGAAAATGGAGAAGTTGAGTTCTGGAGTCTTGCTCCAGGAAGTGCACGAGGCTGCTGAAGAGTTGCAAATGATGATAGACCAAAAATCATATCTTCTGATCAATGCTGAGAGCTGGGCAAGTAGCAGAATGCCCAAGCAGTTTGACAATCCTGAACAATTTCAAGAACTGCATGACAATGAAAACCAAAACTTGGTTATAAGCTCTCTCAGCGAAGTAGCTCTGCACTTAAAATCAACCCACACATTAAAAAACTGGGATCCTCAGAATCTGCACAATCCGTCTGCTGCCCAATTGGATTCATCTGAAACGGAAGAAGTGTTCAAGCAGCAGATGCATTGGCCTTCTCGGCTGTCTATTCACGATGATGTCATTGTGAATCAACGTGAAGTAAGGACTTACGAAAGTGCAAGTGCATTGTCATTGGCGACATTTACATCAATGCTGATTGAGTTTGTGGCAAGGCTTCAAAACCTTGTGAATTCATTTGAAGCTCTTAGTGAAAAGGCAAAGTTTGTTGAACCCGTAGAGCAAACAGCAGCACCCACAGAAGCGGTTGGTTTCTGGACGAGGTTGTACAAGTGGATCTGCTAG